Proteins co-encoded in one Plectropomus leopardus isolate mb chromosome 14, YSFRI_Pleo_2.0, whole genome shotgun sequence genomic window:
- the rab32b gene encoding ras-related protein Rab-32, which produces MAQSSVSLYTETLFKVLVIGDVEVGKTSFILRYVNKRFNEGYKTTIGVDFALKTIEWDPKTVVRLQLWDIAGQERFKKMSRVYYKGAMGAVVVFDITNSSTLEAASAWKQDLDNKVCLDGGHPVPAVLLANKCDLTGWDRDLLSSLDSFCKDNRFTGWFETSAKDNINIDEAGAFLVKQMMLCDTGLSNEEHRGDGIKVSEPPEESQSQSLCCWRPRL; this is translated from the exons ATGGCGCAAAGTTCAGTGTCACTCTACACAGAAACGCTGTTTAAAGTTTTAGTCATTGGGGATGTTGAGGTTGGAAAAACAAGCTTTATCTTGCGTTATGTCAATAAACGCTTTAATGAAGGATACAAAACAACTATTGGAGTTGACTTTGCTCTTAAAACAATCGAATGGGATCCTAAAACAGTGGTGAGACTGCAGCTTTGGGATATTGCAG GCCAGGAGAGGTTTAAGAAGATGTCCAGAGTGTACTACAAAGGGGCGATGGGAGCTGTAGTGGTCTTTGACATTACAAACAGCTCCACCTTGGAGGCTGCCTCAGCGTGGAAGCAGGACCTGGATAACAAAGTCTGTCTCGACGGTGGACATCCGGTCCCCGCTGTCCTGCTGGCCAACAAATGTGACCTGACAGGATGGGACAGAGACTTGCTGTCGTCTCTGGACAGCTTCTGTAAAGACAACCGCTTCACGGGCTGGTTTGAGACCTCTGCAAAG GACAATATCAATATTGATGAGGCAGGTGCCTTCCTTGTCAAACAAATGATGCTCTGCGACACCGGCCTGTCCAATGAAGAGCACCGCGGGGACGGGATCAAAGTGAGCGAGCCTCCCGAGGAGAGTCAGAGCCAGTCATTGTGCTGCTGGAGACCACGGCTCTGA